The following proteins are encoded in a genomic region of Natrinema sp. DC36:
- a CDS encoding phytoene/squalene synthase family protein — protein sequence MTTGQPESPTDADLEWCYDAVHGVSRTFSITIDRLEEPMSRHICVGYLLCRIADTIEDAGHIPPDAQTELLATYDRLLDPNADRSVSAFMDDVEPWIPEERTDDWEVVAETPRVLRTFESFEEEPREIMREPVRELVDGMAMFTDRYASEGGLRLQTIEELEEYCWYAAGTVGTLITGLVARGTSQERADEMRGNARSFALLLQLVNIAKDVESDYHDENNVYLPAEWLAAEDVDIESVTDEDHHSGVTNVIKRVTSRAERYLDDAHRYLEVVPEHHGNRLSAWAIPYLLAVGTLRELRERPEDVVREGDVKVSRAEVYALLQQFENGVSQSRLDELRAKMAEQPLHQ from the coding sequence ATGACTACGGGCCAGCCCGAATCCCCAACTGACGCCGACCTCGAGTGGTGTTATGACGCGGTTCACGGCGTTTCGCGGACCTTCTCGATTACGATCGACCGGCTCGAGGAGCCGATGTCGAGACACATCTGTGTCGGCTATCTTCTCTGTCGAATTGCCGATACGATCGAGGATGCGGGCCATATTCCGCCGGACGCACAGACCGAACTGCTCGCGACGTACGATCGACTGCTCGATCCGAACGCGGACCGCTCCGTTTCGGCGTTCATGGACGACGTCGAGCCGTGGATTCCCGAGGAGCGAACCGACGACTGGGAAGTCGTCGCCGAGACGCCCCGCGTCCTGCGGACGTTCGAATCGTTCGAAGAGGAGCCTCGCGAAATCATGCGCGAACCGGTCCGCGAACTCGTCGACGGAATGGCGATGTTCACCGATCGCTACGCGAGCGAGGGCGGATTGCGCCTCCAGACGATCGAGGAACTCGAGGAATACTGCTGGTACGCCGCCGGCACCGTCGGCACCCTGATTACCGGGCTGGTCGCTCGCGGCACCTCGCAGGAACGGGCCGATGAGATGCGGGGGAACGCGCGCTCGTTCGCGCTCCTCCTCCAGCTGGTCAACATCGCGAAGGACGTCGAGTCCGATTACCACGACGAGAACAACGTTTATCTCCCCGCCGAGTGGCTCGCGGCGGAGGACGTCGATATCGAATCGGTAACCGACGAGGACCACCACAGCGGCGTCACGAACGTCATCAAGCGGGTGACGAGCCGCGCCGAACGCTACCTCGACGACGCCCATCGCTATCTCGAGGTCGTGCCCGAACACCACGGCAACCGGCTCTCTGCGTGGGCGATCCCCTACCTGCTCGCGGTCGGGACCCTCCGCGAACTGCGCGAACGCCCGGAGGACGTCGTTCGCGAGGGCGACGTGAAGGTGTCTCGAGCGGAGGTGTACGCGCTCCTTCAGCAGTTCGAGAACGGCGTCTCCCAATCGCGACTGGACGAGCTTCGCGCCAAGATGGCCGAGCAGCCGCTCCACCAGTAG
- a CDS encoding SDR family oxidoreductase, producing MTESVLIAGAHGQVGQHVTELLGESDRTARAMVRDESQTDEMAELGGEPVVADLTEDVDHAVEGCDAIIFAAGSGGEDVYGVDRDGAINLIDAASEAGIDRFVMLSSMGADDPESGPEALRDYLIAKAEADEYLRNSGLDYTIVRPGELTTDPGTGEIRAGEGLELGDGDIPREDVARTLVAALDFGPLSGETFEILSGDESIEAALETIGSS from the coding sequence GTGACCGAATCCGTACTCATCGCCGGCGCGCACGGGCAGGTCGGACAGCACGTGACGGAACTACTCGGCGAGAGCGATCGCACCGCTCGAGCGATGGTCCGCGACGAGTCCCAGACCGACGAGATGGCGGAACTGGGCGGCGAGCCGGTCGTGGCGGACCTGACCGAGGATGTCGACCACGCTGTCGAGGGCTGTGACGCCATCATCTTCGCGGCCGGCTCCGGCGGCGAGGACGTCTACGGCGTCGACCGCGACGGCGCGATCAATCTGATCGACGCGGCGAGCGAGGCGGGCATCGACCGATTCGTCATGCTCAGTTCGATGGGTGCCGACGACCCGGAATCGGGGCCCGAGGCGCTTCGGGACTATTTGATCGCCAAGGCCGAGGCCGACGAGTACCTTCGAAACAGCGGCCTCGACTACACGATCGTTCGGCCGGGCGAGCTGACCACCGACCCCGGAACCGGCGAAATTCGAGCGGGGGAAGGGCTCGAGCTGGGTGACGGTGATATCCCTCGCGAAGACGTCGCCCGAACGCTGGTGGCCGCGCTCGACTTCGGGCCCCTCTCCGGCGAGACGTTCGAAATATTGTCCGGTGACGAGTCGATCGAGGCCGCGCTCGAGACGATCGGCTCGAGTTGA
- a CDS encoding DUF3267 domain-containing protein gives MSRSESASVPRPLATFRLTRAVALQWLVVSAVGFFCFAYGFGHVLAWIRGTSLEPIVIAPSSPPTVVGAVAVSVGLLVCVVVPHELLHGVFMARYGDDPNYGIGFSYFVLPYAYAETSGANYTRNQLLVALLAPFAVITTLGLAAMIVVPSPLLIVPLAANAAGSIGDLWMAAVLCQYPADVRVGDPPGGVQGFGIYGANDRSVSRLSGTPLLARFLTGSVGTLAAIVIYALVAVLLSLAVGSGDVVLGDPEGGWLLFRHDRHPDGTALLEIGDRALLAAAAFGGIAWTLVATVRQSLERD, from the coding sequence GTGAGCCGATCGGAATCCGCCTCGGTCCCGCGTCCGCTCGCGACGTTTCGACTCACGCGAGCGGTCGCGCTGCAGTGGCTCGTCGTCTCCGCGGTCGGGTTTTTCTGCTTTGCGTACGGCTTCGGACACGTCCTCGCGTGGATTCGCGGAACGTCGCTCGAGCCGATCGTGATCGCGCCATCTTCGCCGCCGACGGTGGTCGGTGCGGTCGCCGTCTCCGTCGGGCTGCTCGTCTGCGTGGTCGTCCCCCACGAACTGCTCCACGGCGTGTTCATGGCTCGCTACGGCGACGATCCGAACTACGGCATCGGTTTCTCGTACTTCGTGTTGCCGTACGCCTACGCCGAAACGAGCGGCGCGAACTACACCCGGAACCAGTTGCTCGTCGCCCTGCTCGCGCCGTTCGCGGTGATCACGACCCTCGGACTCGCCGCGATGATCGTCGTTCCGTCACCCCTGTTGATCGTGCCGCTGGCGGCGAACGCCGCCGGCTCGATCGGCGACCTGTGGATGGCCGCCGTTCTCTGTCAGTACCCCGCGGACGTCCGCGTTGGTGACCCGCCCGGCGGCGTGCAGGGGTTCGGAATCTACGGAGCGAACGATCGCTCCGTCAGCCGACTTTCGGGCACGCCGCTTCTCGCACGATTTCTGACCGGGAGCGTCGGAACCCTCGCCGCAATCGTGATCTACGCGCTGGTCGCCGTCCTCCTTTCGCTCGCGGTCGGCTCCGGCGACGTCGTCCTCGGCGATCCGGAGGGAGGCTGGCTGCTCTTCCGTCACGACCGCCACCCTGACGGCACCGCGCTCCTCGAGATCGGTGACCGAGCGCTGCTCGCCGCGGCCGCGTTCGGCGGGATCGCGTGGACGCTCGTCGCGACCGTCCGCCAGTCCCTCGAGCGCGACTGA
- a CDS encoding PadR family transcriptional regulator, with protein MSKWLRSGRRRDICFLLAAAEEGERRGQELKSRLESHYDDRLDPKSFYGSLSALVEAGFVEKRTEGLHDVYALTEGGERRTREHGEWVRECLEEQ; from the coding sequence ATGAGCAAGTGGCTCCGGAGCGGTCGCCGTCGGGACATCTGTTTCCTGCTCGCGGCGGCCGAGGAAGGCGAGCGACGCGGCCAAGAGCTGAAATCGCGCCTCGAGTCCCACTACGACGACCGACTCGATCCGAAATCGTTCTACGGCTCGCTGTCGGCGCTGGTCGAGGCGGGCTTCGTCGAGAAACGAACCGAGGGGCTGCACGATGTCTACGCGCTGACCGAGGGCGGCGAACGGCGGACGCGGGAGCACGGCGAGTGGGTTCGGGAGTGTCTCGAGGAACAGTAG
- a CDS encoding thiol-disulfide oxidoreductase DCC family protein, translated as MSSDIPDGPIVLFDGVCNLCNGFVQFILPRDTDGTFHFASLQSDIGTELLAEHGLPTDELESIVLIEGDDCYVKSSAVIRIARLLGGVYALLGPTRFLPRRLRDWAYDFVAARRYRWFGKKDQCAMPPADVDVNARFLE; from the coding sequence ATGAGTTCGGATATCCCGGACGGGCCGATCGTTCTCTTCGACGGCGTCTGCAACCTCTGTAACGGGTTCGTCCAGTTCATCCTGCCCCGGGATACCGACGGAACGTTTCACTTCGCCTCGCTCCAGTCCGATATCGGCACGGAGTTGCTCGCCGAACACGGGCTGCCGACCGACGAACTCGAGTCGATCGTGCTGATCGAGGGCGACGACTGTTACGTGAAGTCGTCCGCAGTCATTCGCATCGCGCGGCTCCTCGGCGGCGTCTACGCGCTTCTCGGACCGACTCGATTCCTGCCGCGCCGGCTCCGGGACTGGGCCTACGACTTCGTCGCTGCGCGCCGCTATCGCTGGTTCGGCAAAAAGGACCAGTGTGCCATGCCGCCGGCGGACGTGGACGTGAACGCTCGGTTTCTCGAGTGA
- a CDS encoding helix-turn-helix domain-containing protein: MRYLRLTVRPTDREIHPVHTAMTERAFVDRVQMLHWNIVDIDIPAILFYIVGDAERLADALESIPEIETFSITRIDDRRLYCYTQGRTTEIERTLYDAFTRDGLVVLPPLTYGDDGGVRFEVVGESDALRTALACVPDGVDVAVERVGEYDAPRETVDAALTSRQREAVRTALAAGYYETPRRATIEDVATDLGCARSTAAEHLQKAESRIIRTVL, encoded by the coding sequence ATGCGGTATCTCCGCCTGACCGTTCGACCGACGGACCGCGAAATCCACCCGGTGCATACGGCCATGACGGAGCGAGCGTTCGTCGACCGCGTGCAGATGCTCCACTGGAACATCGTAGACATCGACATCCCCGCCATCCTGTTCTATATCGTCGGCGACGCCGAACGGCTCGCGGACGCGCTCGAGTCGATCCCCGAGATCGAGACGTTCTCCATCACGCGTATCGACGACCGTCGACTGTACTGTTACACGCAGGGACGGACGACCGAAATCGAGCGAACGCTGTACGACGCGTTCACTCGCGACGGGCTCGTCGTCCTTCCGCCGTTGACGTACGGGGACGACGGCGGGGTCCGCTTCGAAGTAGTCGGCGAGTCCGACGCGCTCAGAACTGCGCTGGCGTGCGTTCCCGACGGAGTCGACGTCGCGGTCGAACGCGTCGGGGAGTACGACGCGCCGCGTGAAACCGTCGACGCCGCCCTCACCTCGCGACAGCGCGAGGCGGTCCGCACCGCGCTGGCGGCGGGCTACTACGAGACGCCGCGTCGGGCGACGATCGAGGACGTAGCGACGGATCTGGGATGTGCGAGGAGTACCGCGGCTGAGCACCTCCAGAAGGCGGAGTCGCGCATCATACGGACGGTCCTGTAA
- a CDS encoding complex I subunit 1 family protein translates to MTLLPEAVARAIFGGSPTVLEQTVAAVAAAVLVASVPLGCAAVVVWAKRKVTAAFTDRIAPNRIGPFGVLIIVADVVRLLSKELIVPDGVDRPAYDLGPVLVVFSAVVGFAVVPMGSIFGVDVQLADPETGLVYVFAVASLATIGLTMCGYASNNKYSLLGGLRAVAQNLAYEIPLLVTAASVVLFAGSLQTSEIVAAQRTTLLEIGGLSVPSWYAIVNPFAFALFLTANLAEVGRNPFDTPEAPTEIVAGYQTEYSSVYFVLVYMGEFVHVFLGGAIVATVFLGGSAGPFLPGFVWFLVKIWAVFLFTQWARSALPRVRIDQLIEIGWKGLLVLSFANLLITAVIVGLLAA, encoded by the coding sequence ATGACGCTCCTTCCCGAGGCGGTCGCTCGAGCGATATTCGGCGGCTCGCCGACCGTCCTCGAGCAGACCGTCGCCGCGGTTGCAGCCGCTGTTCTCGTCGCATCGGTCCCGCTGGGCTGTGCAGCGGTCGTCGTCTGGGCGAAGCGCAAAGTGACGGCCGCGTTCACCGACCGGATCGCCCCGAACCGAATCGGCCCGTTCGGGGTGCTCATTATCGTCGCCGACGTCGTCCGGCTGCTCAGTAAGGAGCTGATCGTTCCGGACGGCGTCGACCGTCCCGCGTACGACCTCGGTCCAGTCCTCGTCGTGTTCTCGGCCGTCGTCGGGTTCGCGGTCGTACCGATGGGATCGATTTTCGGCGTCGACGTGCAGCTCGCTGACCCCGAGACGGGACTCGTCTACGTCTTCGCGGTCGCGTCCCTCGCCACGATCGGACTCACGATGTGTGGCTACGCGTCGAACAACAAGTATTCGCTGCTCGGCGGACTGCGAGCGGTCGCACAGAATCTCGCCTACGAGATCCCGCTGCTCGTGACCGCCGCGTCGGTCGTTCTCTTCGCGGGCTCGCTGCAGACGAGCGAGATCGTCGCCGCCCAGCGGACGACGCTTCTCGAGATCGGCGGGCTGTCCGTCCCGTCGTGGTACGCGATCGTCAACCCCTTCGCCTTCGCGTTGTTCCTGACCGCGAACCTCGCGGAAGTGGGCCGCAACCCCTTCGACACGCCGGAGGCGCCGACCGAAATCGTCGCCGGCTACCAGACGGAGTACTCCTCGGTCTACTTCGTGCTCGTCTACATGGGCGAGTTCGTTCACGTCTTCCTGGGCGGGGCGATCGTCGCGACGGTCTTCCTCGGCGGATCGGCTGGCCCGTTCCTACCCGGCTTCGTCTGGTTCCTCGTCAAAATCTGGGCCGTGTTCCTGTTCACGCAGTGGGCGCGCTCCGCACTGCCGCGGGTTCGGATCGACCAGCTGATCGAGATCGGCTGGAAGGGACTGCTCGTACTCTCCTTCGCCAACCTGCTCATCACCGCGGTCATCGTCGGTCTGCTGGCCGCGTGA
- a CDS encoding acyl-CoA dehydrogenase, whose translation MDFALSAEQQQIREMVSEFVDEEVVPVADEIDHEDEFPADLVSEMGELGLMGMPFPEEYGGAGLDYHSYAIGLEEIARGSGGLGTIVAAHTSLAGNMLYEFGDDSQKEEYLTPLAAGEDIGAFALSEAGAGSDVPAMDTTAEKEGDEYVVNGGKLWISNGSVADTVTLFAKTDPEAGNKGISSFIVRPEEDDGFIVEGTEDKLGDKGCPTAELRFDDLRIPESRRLGEEGEGFVHALKTLNGGRITIAARGVGIARAAFEEARDYANEREQFGQPIGEFQSIKHKLADMDTKIQAAKMLMHKAADKKIRGEDYIKDASQAKLYASEVSREVANEGIQIHGGYGYTKDFAAQRFYRDAKLNEIYEGTSEVLRNTIGDQLLEE comes from the coding sequence ATGGACTTTGCGCTCTCGGCCGAGCAGCAACAAATTCGGGAGATGGTCTCGGAGTTCGTCGACGAGGAGGTCGTCCCCGTCGCCGACGAGATCGACCACGAAGACGAGTTCCCCGCCGATCTCGTGAGCGAGATGGGCGAACTCGGGCTGATGGGGATGCCCTTCCCCGAGGAGTACGGCGGTGCCGGACTCGACTACCACTCCTACGCGATCGGCCTCGAGGAGATCGCCCGCGGCTCGGGCGGCCTCGGCACGATCGTCGCGGCCCACACGTCGCTGGCGGGCAACATGCTCTACGAGTTCGGTGACGACTCCCAGAAAGAAGAGTACCTGACGCCGCTGGCCGCTGGCGAGGACATCGGCGCGTTCGCGCTCTCGGAGGCTGGTGCGGGGAGCGACGTCCCCGCGATGGACACCACCGCAGAGAAAGAGGGCGACGAGTACGTCGTCAACGGCGGCAAGCTCTGGATCTCGAACGGCTCCGTGGCCGATACGGTCACCCTGTTCGCGAAAACGGATCCGGAGGCGGGCAACAAGGGGATCTCCTCTTTCATCGTTCGGCCCGAGGAGGACGACGGCTTCATCGTCGAGGGGACGGAGGACAAGCTCGGCGACAAGGGCTGTCCGACCGCAGAGCTCCGATTCGACGACCTTCGGATCCCGGAATCGCGCCGGCTCGGCGAGGAGGGCGAGGGCTTCGTCCACGCGCTGAAGACCCTGAACGGCGGCCGGATCACGATCGCCGCTCGCGGCGTCGGCATCGCCCGCGCGGCCTTCGAGGAGGCCCGCGACTACGCCAACGAGCGCGAGCAGTTCGGCCAGCCCATCGGCGAGTTCCAGTCGATCAAACACAAGCTGGCGGACATGGACACGAAGATTCAGGCCGCCAAGATGCTGATGCACAAGGCCGCGGACAAGAAGATCCGCGGCGAGGACTACATCAAGGACGCCTCGCAGGCGAAGCTCTACGCCTCCGAAGTGAGCCGCGAGGTGGCGAACGAAGGTATCCAGATCCACGGCGGCTACGGCTACACCAAGGACTTCGCCGCCCAGCGGTTCTACCGCGACGCCAAGCTCAACGAGATCTACGAGGGCACCAGCGAGGTGCTGCGGAACACGATCGGCGATCAGTTGCTCGAGGAATAG